The Lolium perenne isolate Kyuss_39 chromosome 6, Kyuss_2.0, whole genome shotgun sequence genome segment tgtcccccactaacGTAACGTGTAAACGTGTCGTGGGTTTTGGGCCCGCAGGTCAGAGAGAGGACAgtactcgcgtcttcccgatacagtggtcgtggctatcgtcagcactgatgtcacctTACCAAATGAAAATCTCGGCTATGAGGTTAAGGAAAATGGCGACAGTAAAGGACTACTGACaatctcgagagcctttgatcaaatacaagtttatgatcaaatgctcgggggctactttcgaAAAATGAAAATTTCGGGTATGgcaaaaatagaaatggcgagagcctatgatcgaaTGCAAGCATTCGTCCATAGcctgggggctactcccatcgggagcgcatgtcgcgcacccgataaagatagAAGAACTCGGCaacatgacaatatagcgacaaaagaTGTTGAAAtaatgagcctacaaccaagtacaagtccttggctgtagcctcgggggctactcccatcgggaacgctgttcgcgtgcccgatgacatTATAAAAAGTataatgagcatatttcgagttatacaaataactctccatatactcccatcgggaagacaagataagtcatccgttgactcaataaaatgtgctattccaacatccGAAAAagaactcgacaatatattctcagagcgccaaagccgctaataatctctgaatgccgcaaaactctgcgaaggtaagaccccagatccgttctgagcggcgtggcaccgtctctaacgtcggtttgctacttttttccgtatcaacagatacgaagaaaaatcctaacggacgcgttaggtacccgataaaacatgactgggactcgacaaatggtaagaccttaagcggcgcatgtcgagttaacaccagtatcccgagatcatgtccagggacgtgatcttgaagtaggtttttgcggattgccactagagcagttaactagtacctgatccgtcagatgaactagccccaattactattatccctgtacaatataagaATGTCCATCTAAAAGATGTATGATGATTTGAAAAGATTGTTTgatgattataaagttggagattttccctgattcttcgattcaagcaaaatctcgggggctactgacataggcatccccaatgggcctaccgaagatggtacccggggtttattgaaggtcgTCCACGAGTCAAAAAATATGAAGCCTggaagcccaattagtattaaggaaagatataattgtattaggaatatcaacttgtaattattacgggacggttcagaaaccctcccggactctgtaacttgtgtaccacgaatccctcggctccgcctcctatataagggggagtcgagggacaaagaaaggatcgactcattgtttcacgcaaaccctaatttcttaatcgtcgagtacttttcgactgaaaccctcgagatctacttgccctctacttccaactaaaccctagtctacaacttgtaggcattgataagttaatcccttgtcacccggATCCAGCTCTACCTGGCTTGCTCTTCCGGCCAGAACAGCGGCATCAGCAGGATCTATTCCTGGACCTGAACCTCAAGTCCCAGGTCGCCAGTTTTACCGGTTACCTCATCCTCGTCTCCATGGTTGGTCAGATCCCAGCGCGCAGGATTTGTTCTTTTTTTTGCTTATCTCTGTGTTCTTGCTGAATCTTTCAGAATGGTGTATCGATGATGAATATGGTAGAAAGGAATACAATCAATGCGGTTCCTATTATTACTACCTGGATTTGTGACTGCGGAGAAAGTCTCATATAATTGCTAATTATGCCTAGCAGCTAGCAGTTGGCCTAGTTAAGAGCTATTAGTATTTAGTACCATGATTTTTATGTGGATGTTCTCTGTTCATAGCACACTCTTGTACTGCTAGACGTGGAGTACCGTGGGGCAGTAAACAGTAACATTTCCAGCACTAGCATATCAGATGGAGCTTGTTTTGTTTGTCCCCACGTATAGCCAGAATtgtgcatcatcaccatcataTTAGCTCTCTGGGGCGCTAGCTTAGTGGATTGGGCACCGTTGAACTAGCATATCTAAGATTTTATCTTCATGTACTGTATTTAAAAAGGAATGAAGAGTGAAATATCGCTATAAATTTGAAGTTACTGTCTTTCTTTGAAAATTGTACCTTGCGGATGGCAGCATTACCTTTATTTCAGTCAATACCTATTACTTTTCTAGAAACTGATTTTTGTAACCATCTTTAGAGGATCTCTGAATTGCTAGCATAGTTTATAATGGTAATAATGTTATGCAACTTAGGGTGCACATGCATAGTTCacttttacctttttattttcttcttgGCCTTTCTGGTGCAATAATCTAATCTGGGTTTGTAGCTGCACTGCATGATGCCTTAATTTCTTGAACTATCTAATTATTTGTTGAACCACATTCACAGTTTGTGTAAGAAATAGTGAACACAGTGAGTATATCTTAAAACTTTTTGCGGATTGTTTATTTATTGTTGCATTCCACCTACTATTTTCAGATAAGCTGATACTACAGCAGCATACTCTTGTATACTTGATAGTTAACCTCAATCTATCCTTACACTCACAACACCCTATATCACTAATACTATTTGTTTATGTACACAAACTCTCTCTTAGTCCTTTTGCTTCATGTTCATCTTGTTGGTCTCTTGCTAATGGCTTCTCATTGTgtgttgtgttgcagaactagagcAAGGGAAGCAGTAGGTGCATGTGAAAATGCGTTGATATTCGGCCAGGCCAACTACTACAAACTGCTCACCAAGGTTCCAAGCACAAGCAGATAATCCATCTGTCAGTGCTCCAGGAATGACCTCCGTACGTCCTCTCCATCTCTGTGTGCACAACATATGTAAATGCCATATAACTGATTAGTTACTCTTTGAGACACCATGGAACTGTTAGGTGCCCATAAATTTGTAGATGCCCAAAATCCAAAGCATGTCAAATCTGTATACAAACTTAAGTTGTAAGCACCAGCAGAAATAGAAAAGTGACATAATAAATAAGTAACTTGAACTCGCAGCCATATTATTGCTAGCTTTGTTAATTTATTTTATTTGTATCAACCTTAGATTGGTTGTTATTAACTTTGTTAACTAGATTTGTAGGTTCAAGTTGCATGTCTAACTGATTTATGTAACCTACAGAAGTTCACTAAATTAGGATTACAGTCGATGCACTTGAGATGTCTGTGCATGCTGCAGCTAAAAGCCCAAAAGTATCCCCACATTCTTGTCAATTCTGGCTTTAACGGTGCAGTTATTGGAATCTGAGTTTTAGTTAGCTCTGGTAAGCTGTTACACCACATGCTCACAGCTAACTCCTCTTTGAACAGTAGATACTTGCATGATGTATTTGGAGCCTGCTAAGTTTGTCGCAAAGCTGAGCGAACTGAAAATGGATGGAAGATCCTGCTATTCAAGTGCAATCTCGGTGTTGGGTACTTCTCCAACTCGGGAAGGTAAAGAATGGAGGCAACTTCATGTTATTACTTGTTCTGCGATTGATGTCTAGTGCTTGTTATTGTCTTCTTTGTTTACAATGTAGTTCGTACCAAAAGAAATATCATTGTGTTTGCAGCCTAACTTATCCTTTTTAACCTGCAGTTTCGAGAAATTGCAAGACGCTGTCACTTATGCCTTCATCCTCAAGTCAGTTGCCCTTTTTTAGGGGATTTCTGAAGCAGCAGCGATTCTGTCAAGTGATGCTTATAATGTTATTCTATATTTGGTGTTTTACTCTTTGAGCTGACCTGCAGGTACCTATGGTTTTTTACTCTTTGATAGTATGGAAGATAGCTGACGTTCCAAGAACCACAGGCTGAAGAAATTCGGCTGTACTGTTACTCAACAAATAGCAGATCTTATCTTATGATTATATTATGGTGTTTGTTTCTCTCTTTTCTGACAGGAATATTGTAATAGACTTAGCTACTTGATGAGTGTTGGTCTGTCATTTTTAGATACTCGTTTTTACTATTTTGTAATGAGAACTAGGTTGTTATTTATCTAGAATGCTTTGGGCTTTGAACTGTACTGGTGTTGCTGATATGAAAAGAAATGTATTTGGCTCTAAAAGGGATAGTCCCAACGACTCATTTCAAATCGCAACATAATATAGGAAACGAAAAAAGTAAAGGCCAAGACCCATAGGAAAACGGATATAAAAAATCTGAAGCCGTAAAAAGAATTGGATTTtttaaaggccaaggcccaagaaGAAGTAGTCCGTAATTTTGGATTTGGCCCATATGAACGGAAGAACTGGACTGGGCTGATTTTGATGCATGaccattttgtttggtcaaatatcTTCCACATAGGATTTGCCACGTTGGATCTGACGTGGACATGCAAGCCAGTCCGTGACCAACATTTTGGTCGTAGAATCTACGACCATCAATGTTGGTCATAGAGGACTATAACCTTTTAAATAAAAAGGTCGTCGTGCGCTGTCAGTGACGCTCAACTGGCGATCAACAGTTATTGGTCATGACGTGGTCACAGATGGTGCACAATGACCTTTCAGCGACCAATATAGAGGGTCGCTAGTCACCATATTTCTTGTAGTGGGTCCAGCTGCTgggcctcaacgccggcggcgactacctcctcctcctcctccgggtggaggtGGCGGCACATCTGAACAACGTGCTCCCAACTAAGGTTCTGCCCGGCCATGGATGTATTAGCTTCAGGTGTGCCCGTCGCCACCgtcggtgtccaccatatatagccacggcggggcgggaaacggtGTTCGCGCGCAGATCGTTTCCCCCGCGCGCGAAACGTcggcgaaacttgccaatgtattgggcacgCGTGGGAACGATCGTCGTCGCGCGGGAATAGTTAATCGCCGACGGCAGTCCTCGACGGAACGTAAAACACCATTAGCGAGCTTGACGTTGTCCCTGCTTTAAAAATGCGTCCGCACCGCTGGAGAtacccgacgcaaacggtcgtcCTGGGCCACATGGCGTCCGCGGGCCGATGTAAACGGCGCTGgctcgctggagatgccctaataagATGGGCCTCCCTTTTGTGGGGTCTTGTGTCAAAAATAAAATCTCACAATTCATCCTTGGGCCGGGGGCTAACCAGGCCCACTTAGACCGAGTGGCAGCAGCTGGTTTGCGTTCGGCCGTTGGAGCAGCAGCAAAGTCAAAGTAGGCCGACGGGCAGGCGGCGGCGCGGAAGACGTGCGGCCAGGACTGCAGGGAATCATACCCAGATGGCCAGATGGAGATGGAGAACATTTTCACCTTTCGCTGTTGCAGGCACAAAGGCAGAATATTTTCGTCTCATCTCATCTGCACTGGGTTCCCAGCATCCAATCTACTGTATCATCGGGAGAGGGGTATACCGTATACGCAACAGCTACACATTTTTTATATTTTTAGAATACTCACCATTTTCTCTGGTCAATCGTGGTGTACCAACCACAGCCCTCAACAGGCGAATCCGATCCGTTGCGATGCGACGCCAGCCAAAGTCCTAGCCAGTGTGCATCCCTCGATAGCGACGGCGAAAGGGGCACGGTACAAAAAGGAGCCCTGTTCCGAGCGAGACGAGACAGTGCCCTACTGCCCTGCTGCCTCTTTTCGACTCCACTCCAGCCGCCCCGTGCGGCGCTCCCACGCTGACcagacccgccgccgccgcccctccccgCCCTGCCTGGATCGCGCGCGCCAGCGAGCGCCTCCTCCGCCGGGACATGGCCGGCGAAGACGGCaacaacggcggcggcggcggccaggagGAGGTCCAGATACAAATCGCAGGTCAGTTCGCTTCGGGTTCGAGCGGGAGCGGCGATGAGTTCCGCAGTTCATTTTTCTCTGTTCAATTTTGCCTCCCATGTGGTGTGGAAATTCAGATATATGTATGAACAGCAAGTTAGCGGCACACCTTCACGACGCGATCGTGTTGTGCGACCCGTCCCCGGCTGGGGCACCACAGACGAGATATCCTGTTCGCTTCCATAGGGTTTTGATCTGGTGGTTCGGGGTTGGTGGAGAAGTATGCGAGCGAGGTGTTTGACGAATTGTGTACGGCTGGGCTGCTGGCAGTAAGTATGTGTATGGCATGAGCATGCCAAACTAGGCTTCGAATCAATGTTTTGCTCTGGACCTGCCTGCTCCGTGGGTCAGTGCTTAAGCATGATTGCCAAATCCTTGTTGGTCTGCGGGCCAGCACCATGTGGGTTGGCGTATCTAGGAGAATCCACTGTTTTTGTTGGTCTCACAAGGATTTAAAGGTTGAGGAGGACATTGACAGGACATAGCTCACTTGTAGTAATTCTTAAGGCATGCTATTAGAATTTCTCCAGAGGATTTAGCCATATATGCTACTAGTATTATCATCTAAGTTGAGCGTTGCGGTGTTTTGATCCCACCTGCTGATACTCATACTGCTTTCCAATTTGAAAATGGCAGGATCATCCAAGGGCGCAACTTCCTCAACCGGTGAAGCGCCCCCACAGAGCTCTCCGGTTAAGCACTGGCACTGGTGGCTGATGGTGATACTGAACATGTTCTTCCTTATCGCGGGTCAGACCGCGTCGACGCTCCTAGGCAGATTCTACTACAACCAAGGCGGCAACAGCAAGTGGATGTCAACATTCATCCAGACTGCCGGTTTCCCGGTGCTGCTTATTGCCCGAGTTCTTTTCCGCTCGAGGTCAGAAGCGGCTACCAGTAGCCCGGAAGCTTCGACCGCCAAGATCACTCTGATCTACATTGTCCTGGGGCTCATCATTGCCGCAGACGACCTGATGTATTCCTACGGTCTGCTGTATCTCCCCGTCTCGACTTACTCGCTCATCTGTGCTAGCCAGCTGGCCTTCAATGCCGTCTTCTCGTATGTTCTCAACGCTCAGAAGTTCACCCCCATGATATTCAACTCGGTGACTCTCCTCACATTTTCCTCTGCGCTCCTTGGGGTTGATGAGGATTCTGAGGGCTCTGGTGGTGTCTCGCAAGGGAACCATGTACTGGGTTTCGTGTTGACACTGGGAGCATCGGCCACATACTCGCTGATTCTCTCCCTCATGCAAGTTACGTTCGAGAAGGTTATCAAGAGGGAGACCTTCTCGGTCGTGCTGAACATGCAGATTTATACGGCGCTTGTGGCCACACTGGCTTCTCTTATTGGGTTGtttgcaagtggtgaatggaagaCTCTGGAGGGAGAGATGCATGCATTCAGCTCAGGGAAGGTGTCCTATGTAATGACACTGCTATGGACTGCTATATCATGGCAGATAGCCTCTGTTGGAGTGGTGGGGCTGATCTTTGTGGTTTCATCGCTCTTTTCGAATGTGATCAGCACCCTAGCTCTACCAATCATTCCTGTTTTCGCGGTGATTTTCTTTCACGACAAAATGGATGGAATAAAGATTATAGCTATGCTGATGGCCATCTGGGGATTTATTTCGTATGGCTACCAGCTATATGTTGATGACAAGAAGTCTAGGAAAACTTCAGCAAGTGCGGAGGAGATTTCGTAATCGCCCGGGTACACTGTTTCAAGACTGATGCTCTTACCAATTTAATTCCTTGGTACTGAGTGAGGTTATTTAATAGGGTTTGTAGTTAGTTCATCAAAGAAATACCATTTTGCACCATTTTTCTAGGTATAGAATTTTATCTATTTCTTCTTTTTTCCCTATGTAACGATGTATCATCATGGAAAAAAGGCAAAAATATTATAGAGACATGCTTTCTGAACTATGCATGGTCCAATAAACAGTTGCTACCCTTTAAGATCCTGTATGTGCTTATTGAACACTGCATAATGTGCTGCTTGCTATTGTTGGTTTGGTTCACCTTACTACTGATTTCTGATGTATGTTATCAGTTCAGAACATTAGTGCGTTACCATATATCTGTGTGTCAAATTTATTTCCTTGCGAATGTATTGCCATATTTTTCTGCTTGATCATCCTAAGTACAGTTAAAGAATAAGCTGTAGCATAGCTTAATCTGGAGgaatttcttgttcttgcttttgtGCTGTGTTGCTGGTTGTCGATGTGTATAGTGCTGACCGTGTAAGAAGCAGGAACACATGGAACAAATGTCTGTCTTCTGTATATTCCCCCAGACCATAACACTTGTAACCAGGAATCACATACCCGGGCATATCGTTTTCATTGCTTGGTCTGCGCCGCCTCTGGCAGTTGTGTAGTTCTTGTGCCATTTTGGTGTTTTGTTCTCGCGTTTCCGAATGTGTTTGAGAAATAATGAAGGTGTTAATTTGCCAGCACTTATTGATTCAACCAATTACATTGCAGCTTGCACGTGTATGAATTTAGTATTCTATATGCCATGGGTTTATGCAAATCAGTATTCCACCCAGTAGCATTTTACTCATAGTATATGCCATGCCTGAACTTTAGATAGTCACCTATAGACCTGCATACTTGTGAGCTGTAATGTAAGACTAAACCTTGTGGACAGCTCCGAATGTCTAACCATGCAATCTACCAAAGAATTCAACTGTCGAGCTCCATATGTGTATAATAAGGCACATACATAATTAGAATGAGAATACCTGGTTATCATAATAGAAGCATTTTACTAGTATTTTTGGTAGTTTGAGGGCAGAGTAAGAGCTTGCAAGCATAACAATTCTTTTCACAAAAGGTGTTTCAACTGGGGTATATTCAATGGTTGATACTAGTTGAAGTTGTCATTGACTCGAAGAATCTTCCATCAACTGGGGTATATTCAATGGTTGATACTAGTTAAAGCTGTCATTCACTCCAAGAATCTTCAATGTGTTGCCACAATGTTGCCATCTTAAGTTTATCATTTATATTAGATAATCATGTGAAAGTACAACTGAACTATATTGTTTCTTCCGCATTTTATATGCATCCAACTTGGGTTTTAGAAAAAACGAGGAGATATGAACATGCAGCTCCGGTGACTGTAGCTCATGGTGGTGGCAAAGAACAAAACTAATGTAGTTTCTAGTTCTACCAAGAACATTGATTTTAGAAATGCCGAGGAGAATATGTTCTAGATGAATGAGGATTTCAAAACGCCCAGAACTAGGCTCAGCTAACTAAGTAGCAGAGATGACCGGAAGCAGTGGAAGGTAACATCTTAAGCATAttattttctgaatttgtataatATGTATGAGTTCTGAAAGGAGCTACTGAGCTTTGTATATACTTATTTGTACGAAATATGGAGATTTTGAATAATACTTTATACAGACCAAGAACATTGTTCAGTATCTCTAACTGGGAATTTGTACTAGCCTGACCTAAA includes the following:
- the LOC127306620 gene encoding probable purine permease 11; the protein is MAGEDGNNGGGGGQEEVQIQIAGSSKGATSSTGEAPPQSSPVKHWHWWLMVILNMFFLIAGQTASTLLGRFYYNQGGNSKWMSTFIQTAGFPVLLIARVLFRSRSEAATSSPEASTAKITLIYIVLGLIIAADDLMYSYGLLYLPVSTYSLICASQLAFNAVFSYVLNAQKFTPMIFNSVTLLTFSSALLGVDEDSEGSGGVSQGNHVLGFVLTLGASATYSLILSLMQVTFEKVIKRETFSVVLNMQIYTALVATLASLIGLFASGEWKTLEGEMHAFSSGKVSYVMTLLWTAISWQIASVGVVGLIFVVSSLFSNVISTLALPIIPVFAVIFFHDKMDGIKIIAMLMAIWGFISYGYQLYVDDKKSRKTSASAEEIS